Proteins encoded in a region of the Ancylobacter sp. SL191 genome:
- a CDS encoding YggS family pyridoxal phosphate-dependent enzyme — protein sequence MDSGQASGVTARLAEVRARIAQACVDAGRAPQSVKLIAVSKTFGAEHMAPALEAGQRLFGENRVQEAKGKWPALRAATPDIELHLIGPLQTNKVREALGLFDVIHTLDRPSLAQALAKELPRLERPAPRLLVQVNTGEEPQKAGIPPQEADAFIGACREEHGLTVSGLMCIPPADEPAAPHFALLAKIAARNGLDMLSMGMSGDFETAIMLGATHVRVGSAIFGGR from the coding sequence ATGGATAGCGGGCAGGCATCGGGTGTGACGGCGCGGCTCGCCGAGGTCCGGGCGCGGATCGCGCAGGCCTGCGTCGATGCCGGGCGTGCGCCGCAGAGCGTGAAGCTGATCGCCGTCTCCAAGACCTTCGGCGCCGAGCACATGGCTCCCGCGCTGGAAGCTGGCCAGCGCCTGTTCGGCGAGAACCGCGTGCAGGAGGCGAAGGGGAAGTGGCCGGCGCTGCGCGCGGCGACGCCCGATATCGAGCTGCATCTGATCGGCCCACTGCAGACCAACAAGGTGCGCGAGGCGCTCGGCCTGTTCGACGTGATCCATACGCTGGACCGGCCCTCGCTGGCGCAGGCATTGGCCAAGGAACTGCCGCGTCTGGAGCGTCCCGCCCCGCGCCTGCTGGTGCAGGTGAACACTGGCGAGGAGCCGCAAAAGGCCGGCATCCCCCCGCAGGAGGCGGATGCCTTCATCGGCGCCTGCCGGGAGGAGCATGGGCTCACGGTCAGCGGGCTGATGTGCATCCCGCCCGCCGACGAGCCGGCTGCGCCGCATTTCGCCCTGCTCGCCAAGATCGCAGCGCGCAACGGGCTCGATATGCTCTCCATGGGGATGAGCGGGGATTTCGAGACCGCCATCATGCTGGGCGCGACTCATGTGCGGGTGGGCAGCGCGATTTTCGGCGGGCGCTGA
- the htpX gene encoding zinc metalloprotease HtpX yields MNYFRTAILLAGMTALFMAVGFMIGGRGGMMIALVVAAGMNIFSYWNSDRMVLSMYGAREVDRTSAPEFYGMVEELAARAQLPMPRVYIIDNPQPNAFATGRNPQNAAVAATTGLLDALSREEVAGVMAHELAHIKHYDTLTMTITATLAGAVSMLANFAMFFGGNRENNNSPFGVIGTIAMMILAPLAAMVVQMAVSRSREYEADRIGAEICGQPLWLASALAKIANAAHRVPNMPAEHNPATAHMFIINPLSGERMDNLFSTHPATENRIAALQALAQQMGGGGFAPAAAAGASSPAAPGGPWGGAQPSTPARGPWGRRSSGSAPRRPWG; encoded by the coding sequence ATGAACTATTTCCGCACCGCCATCCTGCTGGCCGGCATGACCGCGCTCTTCATGGCCGTCGGCTTCATGATCGGCGGGCGTGGCGGCATGATGATCGCGCTGGTGGTCGCCGCCGGCATGAACATTTTCAGCTACTGGAACTCCGACCGCATGGTGCTCTCCATGTATGGCGCGCGCGAGGTCGACCGGACCAGCGCGCCGGAGTTCTACGGCATGGTGGAGGAGCTGGCGGCGCGCGCGCAGCTGCCCATGCCGCGCGTCTACATCATCGACAACCCGCAGCCCAATGCCTTCGCCACCGGCCGCAACCCGCAAAACGCCGCGGTGGCGGCGACGACCGGCCTGCTGGACGCGCTATCGAGGGAGGAAGTGGCGGGCGTGATGGCGCATGAGCTGGCGCACATCAAGCATTACGACACGCTGACCATGACCATCACCGCGACGCTGGCCGGCGCCGTCTCCATGCTCGCCAACTTCGCCATGTTCTTCGGGGGTAACCGCGAGAACAACAACAGCCCGTTCGGCGTGATCGGCACCATCGCCATGATGATCCTCGCCCCGCTCGCTGCGATGGTGGTGCAGATGGCGGTGTCGCGCTCGCGCGAATATGAGGCGGACCGGATCGGCGCAGAGATCTGCGGCCAGCCGCTCTGGCTCGCTTCGGCGCTCGCCAAGATCGCCAACGCCGCCCACCGCGTGCCGAACATGCCGGCCGAGCACAACCCGGCGACGGCGCACATGTTCATCATCAACCCGCTGTCGGGCGAGCGGATGGACAATCTGTTCTCCACCCATCCGGCGACCGAGAACCGGATCGCCGCCTTGCAGGCGCTGGCGCAGCAGATGGGCGGCGGTGGTTTCGCGCCGGCCGCTGCCGCCGGGGCGTCCTCCCCTGCGGCGCCCGGCGGCCCGTGGGGCGGGGCGCAGCCCAGCACCCCCGCGCGCGGACCGTGGGGGCGCCGTTCGTCGGGCTCCGCGCCACGCCGGCCCTGGGGTTGA
- a CDS encoding ABC transporter ATP-binding protein — translation MTFLEINNISKTFGNVTAVNDVSLEIARGEFVTFLGPSGSGKSTTLYMIAGFFEPTRGDVRLEGRSILAEPSNKRNIGMVFQRYTLFPHLTVAENVAFPLRVRRRPAAEIARKVEEMLALVRLENFAGRLPAQMSGGQQQRVALARALAYDPPLLLMDEPLSALDKKLREEIQGEIRRIHRETGVTILYVTHDQEEALSLSDRIALFNHGRIEQIGKGRELYEQPESRFVAGFVGHSNFLEGKLAARDGGRAEIVFPDGSRVAGQPLHGTPAPGHDAALMIRPDRLRFAEAGAPGIDGVLADATFIGETFHFTVATGWGASVNLRLPAASAALPQTPEIGARVRLAWDATDARLFVD, via the coding sequence ATGACCTTTCTGGAAATCAATAATATTTCCAAGACGTTCGGTAACGTCACCGCCGTCAATGACGTCTCATTGGAGATCGCGCGCGGCGAGTTCGTCACCTTTCTCGGCCCGTCCGGCTCGGGCAAGAGCACGACGCTCTACATGATCGCCGGCTTCTTCGAGCCGACGCGCGGCGATGTGCGGCTGGAGGGGCGCAGCATCCTCGCTGAACCCTCGAACAAGCGGAACATCGGCATGGTGTTCCAGCGCTACACCCTGTTCCCGCACCTCACCGTGGCCGAGAATGTCGCCTTTCCCTTACGCGTGCGGCGCCGGCCGGCGGCGGAGATCGCCCGCAAGGTCGAGGAGATGCTGGCTCTGGTGCGGCTGGAAAACTTCGCCGGGCGCCTGCCCGCGCAGATGTCCGGCGGCCAGCAGCAGCGTGTCGCGCTCGCCCGCGCGCTCGCCTATGATCCGCCGCTGCTGCTGATGGACGAGCCGCTCTCGGCGCTGGACAAGAAGCTGCGCGAGGAGATCCAGGGCGAGATCCGCCGCATCCACCGCGAGACCGGCGTCACCATCCTCTATGTGACGCACGACCAAGAGGAGGCGCTGAGCCTCTCCGACCGCATCGCCCTGTTCAACCACGGCCGCATCGAGCAGATCGGCAAGGGCCGCGAGCTCTATGAGCAGCCGGAAAGCCGCTTCGTGGCTGGATTTGTCGGCCATTCCAATTTTCTGGAGGGCAAGCTCGCCGCCCGAGACGGCGGCCGAGCGGAGATCGTCTTCCCCGATGGCAGCCGCGTCGCCGGCCAGCCCCTGCACGGCACCCCGGCGCCCGGCCATGACGCGGCGCTGATGATCCGGCCGGACCGGCTGCGCTTCGCCGAGGCCGGCGCGCCGGGCATTGACGGCGTGCTGGCGGACGCCACCTTCATCGGCGAGACCTTCCATTTCACGGTGGCAACCGGCTGGGGCGCGAGCGTCAATCTGCGCCTGCCGGCCGCCAGCGCCGCACTGCCGCAGACGCCGGAAATCGGCGCGAGGGTGCGCCTCGCCTGGGACGCCACGGATGCGCGCCTGTTCGTCGATTGA
- a CDS encoding DUF1674 domain-containing protein yields MPEDTTPSPSPTLSPTEAAPRRALSPAAERALAEAAARRAAQAPLELPREIDGREGPEPVRYGDWENKGIASDF; encoded by the coding sequence ATGCCCGAGGACACAACCCCATCCCCGTCGCCGACCCTGTCGCCCACTGAAGCCGCGCCGCGCCGCGCGCTCTCGCCGGCCGCCGAGCGCGCGCTGGCGGAGGCCGCCGCCCGCCGCGCCGCGCAGGCGCCGCTGGAACTGCCGCGCGAGATCGACGGGCGCGAGGGCCCCGAGCCGGTGCGCTATGGCGATTGGGAGAACAAGGGCATCGCTTCGGATTTCTGA
- a CDS encoding ABC transporter permease yields the protein MTVTDLTATERPHITSTTPRRRGRGLVPVLPALVLVAVVFVIPVLALLLRSVLEPTPGLQNYAAFFASTTYLKVLGNTFLVAGTVTVVTVLLGFPVAWFLAIAPSVWSRLLFAIVILSMWTNLLARTYAWMVLLQRTGIINRTLMNLGLISEPLPLINNLVGVTIGMTYIMLPFMILPLHATIRAMDPAIFQAAALCGASRWQAFTRVMLPLTASGIAAGALMVFVMSLGYFITPALLGGTANMMLAELIAQLVQSLLDWGLAGAAALVLLVITLAIYMIQLRFFGFGETRS from the coding sequence ATGACCGTGACCGACCTGACGGCGACTGAGCGGCCTCATATTACCTCCACGACGCCTCGACGGCGCGGCCGGGGGCTCGTGCCCGTGCTGCCGGCGCTGGTTCTGGTGGCCGTCGTCTTCGTCATTCCCGTGCTGGCGCTGCTGCTGCGCAGCGTGCTGGAGCCGACGCCGGGGCTGCAGAACTACGCCGCCTTCTTCGCCTCCACGACCTATCTGAAGGTGCTCGGCAACACGTTTCTGGTCGCCGGCACGGTCACGGTCGTGACGGTTCTGCTTGGTTTTCCCGTGGCTTGGTTCCTGGCCATCGCGCCGAGCGTCTGGTCGCGGCTGCTCTTCGCCATCGTCATCCTGTCGATGTGGACCAACCTTCTGGCCCGCACCTATGCCTGGATGGTGCTGCTTCAGCGCACCGGCATCATCAACCGCACGCTGATGAATCTCGGCCTCATCTCCGAGCCGCTGCCGCTGATCAACAACCTCGTCGGTGTCACCATCGGCATGACCTATATCATGTTACCGTTCATGATCCTGCCGCTGCACGCCACGATCCGCGCCATGGACCCCGCCATCTTCCAGGCCGCCGCCTTGTGCGGGGCGAGCCGGTGGCAGGCCTTCACCCGCGTGATGCTGCCGCTCACCGCCTCCGGCATCGCCGCCGGGGCGCTGATGGTGTTCGTCATGTCGCTTGGGTATTTTATTACCCCCGCGCTGCTCGGCGGCACCGCCAATATGATGCTGGCGGAGTTGATCGCCCAGCTCGTGCAGTCGCTGCTCGATTGGGGGCTGGCGGGGGCGGCGGCGCTGGTGCTGCTCGTCATCACGCTGGCCATCTATATGATCCAGCTACGCTTTTTCGGCTTCGGCGAGACGAGGAGCTAG
- a CDS encoding diguanylate cyclase domain-containing protein, with protein sequence MIDRVNRPTIGVHEDLHLILDAVPTPLSWATMPDGRIRFVNRAFTKTFGYHEDAFATVDDWIEAAYPQEDKRDRARMRWREIWNPAQHGTTEVPPEEIEVRCANGKTLTVQHRGILLHEAGVAIATFEDISARKLAEDALRRIAFEDPLTGLPNRRALQARWTEATARQPTDLTLMILDLDHFKPVNDRFGHETGDMVLSLVARRLEGAAAPAFVCRLGGDEFAILVEHEDAAGDTERICAAIATAFAGPFTVGEDTTRLGAAIGISRYRADADNLSDLLRHADEALYRLKRAGRSGHEWYAPQLV encoded by the coding sequence ATGATCGACAGGGTAAACCGGCCGACGATCGGGGTGCATGAGGACCTCCACCTCATCCTCGACGCGGTGCCGACCCCGCTTTCCTGGGCGACGATGCCGGATGGACGGATCCGCTTCGTCAACCGCGCCTTCACGAAGACCTTCGGCTATCACGAGGACGCCTTCGCCACCGTGGATGACTGGATCGAGGCCGCCTACCCGCAGGAAGATAAACGCGACCGGGCACGGATGCGCTGGCGCGAGATCTGGAATCCGGCCCAGCACGGCACCACCGAGGTTCCGCCAGAGGAGATCGAGGTCCGTTGCGCCAACGGCAAGACACTCACCGTGCAGCATCGCGGCATCCTGCTGCACGAAGCGGGCGTCGCCATCGCCACCTTCGAGGACATCTCGGCCCGCAAGCTGGCGGAGGATGCGTTGCGGCGCATCGCCTTTGAGGATCCTCTCACCGGCTTGCCAAACCGGCGCGCGCTTCAGGCGCGCTGGACCGAGGCAACGGCGCGGCAGCCCACGGACCTCACGCTGATGATACTCGATCTCGATCACTTCAAGCCGGTGAACGACCGGTTCGGCCATGAGACCGGCGACATGGTGCTCTCGCTGGTCGCGCGGCGGCTGGAAGGCGCAGCCGCGCCGGCTTTCGTGTGTCGGCTGGGCGGCGACGAATTCGCCATTCTCGTCGAGCACGAGGACGCGGCGGGCGACACCGAGCGGATCTGCGCGGCGATCGCGACCGCCTTTGCAGGCCCGTTCACCGTGGGTGAGGATACCACCCGGCTTGGCGCCGCCATTGGCATCAGCCGCTACCGGGCGGACGCCGACAACCTGTCCGACCTGCTCCGCCACGCCGACGAGGCACTGTACAGGCTCAAGCGCGCCGGCCGCTCCGGCCATGAATGGTACGCACCGCAGCTCGTCTGA
- a CDS encoding L,D-transpeptidase family protein yields MNKKALRRENLSKSTSKTRAIRVVPRPGAPTRGWLLVGAIRIPVALGRSGIHALKREGDGVTPAGIWHAREVRYRADHGMRPSTALPVRRTRPEDGWCDDPADGRYNRPVRLPFAASHEEMWRTDGLYDLVVVLDHNERPRKTRGGSAVFLHLARPGFEPTAGCVAFRRRDLRWLLARITPRTAIKVG; encoded by the coding sequence GTGAATAAGAAGGCCCTTCGCCGCGAAAACCTGTCGAAATCCACCTCGAAGACGCGGGCGATACGCGTGGTGCCGCGTCCGGGAGCCCCGACGCGCGGCTGGCTGCTCGTCGGCGCCATCCGGATACCGGTCGCCCTCGGACGTAGCGGAATCCACGCGTTGAAGCGCGAGGGCGACGGCGTGACGCCCGCCGGCATTTGGCACGCGCGCGAGGTGCGCTACCGCGCCGATCACGGGATGCGCCCCTCGACCGCCCTGCCGGTGCGGCGGACCCGGCCGGAGGACGGCTGGTGCGACGACCCGGCCGACGGGCGCTATAATCGCCCCGTGCGCCTTCCCTTCGCCGCCTCGCATGAGGAGATGTGGCGCACCGACGGGCTCTATGACCTCGTAGTGGTGCTCGACCACAATGAGCGCCCACGCAAGACGCGCGGCGGTTCGGCGGTGTTCCTGCATCTCGCCCGGCCGGGATTCGAGCCCACCGCCGGCTGCGTCGCCTTCCGACGGAGGGATCTGCGCTGGCTGCTGGCGCGGATCACCCCGCGCACCGCGATCAAGGTCGGCTGA
- the arfB gene encoding alternative ribosome rescue aminoacyl-tRNA hydrolase ArfB: MILVTPRISLDESELEESFIRASGPGGQNVNKVSTAVQLRFDMRSSGSLPEAVKERLARIAGRRLTNDGVIVIVAQRFRTQERNREDAVARLVEMIREAAVVPITRRPTRPTLGSKLRRLEGKAKRSGIKAGRRDKPSMGGDD, translated from the coding sequence ATGATCCTCGTCACGCCCCGCATTTCGCTCGACGAGTCCGAGCTGGAGGAGAGCTTCATCCGCGCCTCCGGGCCGGGTGGGCAGAACGTCAACAAGGTGTCGACCGCCGTCCAGCTCCGCTTCGACATGCGTAGTTCCGGCTCGCTGCCGGAGGCGGTGAAGGAGCGGCTCGCCCGCATCGCCGGGCGGCGGCTCACCAATGACGGGGTGATCGTGATCGTGGCGCAGCGCTTCCGCACGCAGGAGCGCAACCGCGAGGACGCCGTCGCCCGCCTGGTGGAGATGATCCGCGAGGCGGCGGTGGTGCCGATCACCCGCCGGCCGACCCGCCCCACGCTCGGCTCGAAGCTGCGCCGGCTGGAAGGCAAGGCCAAGCGCTCCGGCATCAAGGCCGGGCGGCGCGACAAGCCCAGCATGGGCGGGGACGACTGA
- a CDS encoding ABC transporter permease, whose protein sequence is MLLDFARLGAWRVALILIAGLVGAYLLLPILLIVALSFGSSQWLQFPPPGWTLRWYEALFDDPDWLASFLTSFQIAAVVTVLSVLIGLMASFGLTRGTFRGRAALRALFLTPMILPVVVLAVALYAFFLRLHLNGTFLGFVLAHLVIALPFSIIAISNALERFDRDIETAAIVCGASPLEAKIRVTLPGIRLGLISAAIFSFLASWDEVVIAIFMASPDLQTLPVRIFGTLRQDLSPVIAAVSTLLIALTAGLMALAAFFRKDARS, encoded by the coding sequence ATGCTGCTCGATTTCGCCCGTCTCGGCGCCTGGCGCGTCGCCCTCATCCTGATTGCGGGGCTGGTCGGCGCCTATCTGCTGCTACCGATCCTGCTCATCGTCGCCCTGTCCTTCGGCTCCTCGCAATGGCTGCAATTCCCCCCGCCGGGCTGGACGCTGCGCTGGTATGAGGCGCTGTTCGACGATCCCGATTGGCTCGCCTCCTTCCTCACCAGCTTCCAGATCGCCGCCGTGGTGACAGTGCTCTCGGTGCTGATCGGGCTGATGGCCTCCTTCGGCCTCACCCGCGGCACCTTCCGCGGCCGCGCGGCGCTGCGCGCGCTGTTCCTCACGCCGATGATCCTGCCGGTGGTAGTGCTGGCGGTAGCATTATACGCCTTCTTCCTGCGCCTGCACCTCAACGGCACGTTTCTGGGTTTCGTCCTCGCCCATCTGGTGATCGCCCTACCCTTCTCCATCATCGCGATTTCCAATGCGCTGGAACGGTTTGACCGCGATATCGAGACCGCCGCCATCGTCTGCGGCGCGAGCCCATTGGAGGCGAAGATCCGCGTCACCCTGCCGGGCATCCGCCTCGGACTGATCAGCGCGGCGATCTTCTCCTTCCTCGCTTCCTGGGACGAGGTGGTGATCGCCATCTTCATGGCGAGCCCGGACCTGCAGACCCTGCCGGTGCGCATTTTCGGCACGCTGCGCCAGGACTTGTCCCCGGTGATCGCCGCCGTCTCGACGCTGCTGATCGCGCTCACCGCTGGCCTCATGGCGCTTGCCGCCTTTTTCCGCAAGGACGCCCGCTCATGA
- a CDS encoding sensor domain-containing diguanylate cyclase: MDQPQDRAASPAEPAPLSPPATTAAPARRRTRSVSLRLRLAAIALGAMLLVIAERTVSIVQLHADNLAAAEGRVLDMLDRGMARYDQTLTSARAVLATLSADPWLLPIDLRRSTDDDEPPEGSSFGGQKDCALLERVVQVAPMLEAVAIINASGIVRCSSTQGGVGLDLSSRSYYQLASHGLYSVEAVERNYVIGAPSVLAAQPVQAADGTMAGMFLGRVGMSELFPHSVLTDLGVGSQAIVVNPSGRAMLTYPEDAAQIGANLIGMPAVARALSSTRGTLVADGPDGVRRVYAYARLAETNMHLIVGMDQATIMGPVEQATWRAGLAMLAVSMLMLISLWLAGSHLIVRPVQVLAERLIRFGRGEQDETRSDTRIVELQPLVTAFEAMSGELTRREGALRNANRRLNSLASLDPLTGIANRRSFDTVFALQWNAQQPLAILLIDIDSFKSFNDRYGHREGDGCIRAVAQLLAGGVRATDVAARIGGEEFAVLMPGSGLAAASDLAERLRGAVESLAIPHAGLPGGWVTVSVGAAACTPGADLARADLFVAADMALYEAKHGGRNRVRLAEKVEPGLAARAPGSARRGGGLRPGS; the protein is encoded by the coding sequence GTGGACCAGCCACAGGACCGCGCCGCCTCTCCGGCGGAGCCGGCCCCTCTCTCCCCACCTGCCACGACGGCTGCACCGGCGCGCCGCCGCACGCGCTCGGTAAGCCTGCGGCTGCGCCTCGCCGCCATCGCGCTGGGCGCCATGCTGCTGGTGATTGCCGAGCGCACGGTCAGCATCGTCCAGCTCCACGCCGACAATCTCGCCGCCGCCGAGGGGCGCGTGCTCGACATGCTGGACCGCGGCATGGCCCGGTACGACCAGACGCTCACCTCGGCGCGGGCGGTGCTCGCCACCCTCTCCGCCGATCCCTGGCTGCTGCCGATCGACCTGCGGCGCTCGACCGATGACGACGAGCCGCCCGAGGGTTCGAGCTTTGGTGGCCAGAAGGACTGCGCGTTGCTGGAACGCGTCGTCCAGGTGGCGCCAATGCTGGAGGCGGTGGCCATCATCAATGCGAGCGGCATCGTCCGTTGCAGCAGCACCCAAGGCGGCGTCGGGCTCGACCTGTCCAGCCGCAGCTATTACCAGCTCGCGAGCCACGGGCTCTATTCGGTCGAGGCGGTGGAGCGCAACTATGTGATCGGCGCCCCGAGCGTGCTCGCCGCCCAGCCTGTCCAGGCAGCGGACGGTACGATGGCCGGCATGTTTCTCGGCCGCGTCGGCATGAGCGAGCTTTTTCCGCACAGCGTGCTCACCGATCTCGGCGTCGGCTCGCAGGCGATCGTGGTGAACCCGTCGGGCCGGGCGATGCTCACCTATCCCGAGGACGCGGCGCAGATCGGCGCGAACCTGATCGGCATGCCGGCGGTGGCGCGTGCTTTGTCCTCCACGCGCGGCACGCTGGTCGCCGACGGGCCGGACGGCGTGCGCCGCGTCTATGCCTATGCGCGGCTCGCCGAGACCAACATGCATCTCATCGTCGGCATGGATCAGGCGACCATCATGGGCCCGGTCGAGCAGGCGACCTGGCGCGCCGGCCTCGCCATGCTGGCCGTCAGCATGCTCATGCTCATCAGCCTGTGGCTCGCCGGCTCGCATCTCATCGTCCGCCCGGTGCAGGTGCTGGCCGAGCGGCTGATCCGCTTCGGCCGGGGCGAGCAGGACGAGACACGCAGCGACACCCGCATCGTCGAGCTCCAGCCGCTGGTCACCGCTTTCGAGGCGATGAGCGGCGAACTCACCCGCCGCGAGGGCGCGCTGCGCAACGCCAACCGCCGGCTCAACTCGCTGGCGAGCCTCGATCCGCTGACCGGCATCGCCAACCGGCGCAGCTTCGACACGGTGTTCGCGCTGCAATGGAACGCCCAGCAGCCGCTGGCGATCCTGCTCATCGATATCGACAGCTTCAAATCCTTCAACGACCGTTACGGCCACCGCGAGGGCGATGGCTGCATCCGCGCCGTCGCGCAATTGCTGGCGGGCGGGGTGCGCGCCACCGATGTCGCCGCCCGCATTGGCGGCGAGGAATTCGCGGTGCTGATGCCCGGCAGCGGGCTGGCGGCGGCCAGCGATCTCGCCGAGCGGCTGCGCGGCGCGGTGGAGAGCCTCGCCATCCCCCATGCCGGCCTGCCCGGCGGCTGGGTGACGGTCAGCGTCGGCGCGGCGGCCTGCACACCGGGGGCCGACCTCGCCCGCGCCGACCTGTTCGTCGCGGCGGACATGGCGCTCTACGAGGCCAAACATGGCGGCCGCAACCGGGTGCGGCTGGCGGAGAAGGTCGAGCCCGGCCTGGCGGCGCGCGCGCCGGGCAGCGCGCGGCGCGGCGGCGGACTTCGGCCGGGTAGCTGA
- a CDS encoding response regulator transcription factor, with amino-acid sequence MANAHRVLVVEDDKDLRDALVEQLSLYDEFEIVAEETAQGAINAVEANRIDLVLMDVGLPDMDGREAVRKMRQGGFKAPVIMLTGHDTDSDTIMGLEAGANDYVTKPFRFAVLLARIRAQMRSHEASEDAVFTIGPYTFRPGAKMLVTERNSKIRLTEKETAILRYLYRAGKKPVAREILLQEVWGYNSGVTTHTLETHIYRLRQKIEKDPSHPNLLATEAGGYKLLP; translated from the coding sequence ATGGCGAATGCGCATCGAGTCCTGGTGGTCGAGGACGACAAGGATCTGCGGGACGCGCTGGTAGAACAGCTCTCGCTCTACGACGAATTCGAGATCGTTGCCGAGGAAACCGCGCAGGGCGCGATCAATGCCGTCGAGGCCAACCGCATCGATCTGGTGCTGATGGATGTCGGCCTGCCGGACATGGACGGGCGCGAAGCGGTGCGCAAGATGCGCCAGGGCGGCTTCAAGGCCCCGGTCATCATGCTCACCGGCCACGATACCGACAGCGACACCATCATGGGGCTGGAAGCCGGGGCGAACGACTACGTCACCAAGCCCTTCCGCTTCGCCGTGCTGCTCGCCCGCATCCGCGCTCAGATGCGCTCGCATGAGGCGAGCGAGGACGCGGTCTTCACCATCGGGCCGTACACCTTCCGCCCGGGCGCGAAGATGCTGGTGACGGAGCGCAACTCCAAGATCCGCCTCACGGAAAAGGAGACGGCGATCCTGCGCTATCTCTACCGCGCGGGGAAGAAGCCGGTGGCGCGCGAGATCCTGCTGCAGGAAGTGTGGGGCTACAATTCCGGCGTGACCACGCACACGCTGGAAACCCACATCTACCGCCTGCGGCAGAAGATCGAGAAGGATCCGTCCCACCCCAACCTGCTCGCCACGGAGGCGGGCGGCTACAAATTGCTGCCGTGA
- a CDS encoding cyclic nucleotide-binding domain-containing protein, translating into MSIEDDIALLETVPMLNMLGRDALRAIAISADNRPLNRGEILFREGQFAEAAFVVASGTLSVAREDASLARRPGQTIQVGRGALLGEMALLTETKRPATAIAVEPSTVLRIPRVIFMRTIEGYPDVAVRLTQALTDRVQGTLAELDAVRRRLDALEPAPRRPR; encoded by the coding sequence ATGTCCATCGAGGACGACATCGCCCTGCTTGAGACCGTCCCGATGCTGAACATGCTCGGTCGCGATGCCTTGCGGGCGATTGCCATCAGCGCCGATAATCGGCCGCTGAACCGGGGCGAAATCCTGTTTCGCGAGGGCCAGTTCGCCGAAGCCGCCTTCGTGGTGGCGAGCGGCACGTTGAGTGTGGCGCGGGAAGACGCCAGTCTCGCGCGGCGGCCCGGCCAGACCATCCAGGTCGGGCGCGGCGCGCTGCTCGGCGAAATGGCGCTGCTGACCGAGACCAAGCGCCCGGCGACGGCAATCGCGGTGGAGCCCTCGACCGTGCTGCGCATTCCCCGCGTCATCTTCATGCGCACCATCGAGGGCTATCCCGATGTCGCGGTGCGGCTCACCCAGGCGCTGACCGACCGGGTGCAGGGCACGCTGGCCGAGCTCGACGCCGTGCGCCGGCGGCTCGACGCGCTGGAGCCGGCGCCCCGCCGGCCGCGCTGA